One segment of Mugil cephalus isolate CIBA_MC_2020 chromosome 14, CIBA_Mcephalus_1.1, whole genome shotgun sequence DNA contains the following:
- the med10 gene encoding mediator of RNA polymerase II transcription subunit 10 has protein sequence MAEKFDNLEEHLEKFIENIRQLGIIVSDFQPSSQAGLNQKLNFMISGLQDIEKCRQQLHEINVPLEVFDYIDQGRNPQLYTKECLERALARNEQVKGKIDTMTKFKSLLISELGKVFPEEMAKYKAIHGEDAPS, from the exons ATGGCTGAAAAATTTGACAACCTGGAGGAGCACCTGGAGAAATTTATCGAGAATATTCGACAGTTGGGAATCATCGTTAGCGATTTCCAGCCTAGCAGCCAGGCAGGACTTAACCAAAAACT AAATTTCATGATATCTGGTCTGCAAGACATCGAGAAGTGCCGCCAGCAGCTTCACGAGATCAACGTACCACTGGAGGTGTTCGA TTACATTGATCAAGGTCGAAACCCTCAGCTATACACGAAGGAATGCCTGGAAAGAGCCTTGGCGAGGAACGAGCAGGTCAAAGGGAAGATAGACACTATGACG AAATTCAAGAGCCTTTTAATTTCCGAGCTAGGCAAAGTGTTTCCAGAGGAGATGGCCAAGTATAAGGCTATACATGGAGAAGATGCCCCCTCCTAG